TTCGGAACGTACAGATGTATAAGGGTAAACAGTGATGCCCCCATAAACATTAGGACGACAAACGCACGTTACAAATTACTGATCGGTAACGCTCGAACCAAAAAgattaaaaagcaaaataaagaaCAAAGTTGTAGGAATTTCGGATCAAAATGTCGAAAGGTTTTGCCGTATACAGGTAATCTATTCCAAGGGTAGACaatattagtatttcaatttcattaaaagCTTTGTCAacagtatatttataaatataagtatatcaattaaaatttgtGTCAACACAAAAGTTCTGAACATTTGGTCAGAGACAACAAACACCAAAATAGTTATATAGGGATATAACTTCATACAATTGTCCAAAATTAGTGAAGGAGAAAATATGTACAGACTAATATTAAGCCAGGGATtccgttaccacaaattacttaaaatctttacttaattcttccatagatataaagatttagttttgaagtttggtttttTAAACGGGAGagcacatcttcatttttatgaaaatgTTGTTTACAGTgccctaaaattaaaaaaacgatcctggtaaacttatcgatcctatATATAAGTAAAGATTACCAATTCAACAATTTACTTATatcatttaatattgttttaatggtattttattttttattaaaaaattgttatcagtaaattaaaagcaaactaaatatcagtgttacatacatatacatattcatgaatCTATAATCTGtagatacctgtaacttggcattgcacaatgtcatgttttatctgactgttaatgacgtcattacactaaatccattgcaTATTGGATAAGTACTGactgataatttagtcttagatgcatgatttttttataagctgttagtggctttgaactagctgtcagtaacggCGAGATCTCAATTCTGTGTTTTTGTGAGATGttattctatttgtatccatctgatgagttgagcctttttcaactatttttcatagttcgttcttatatcgTACTGGTACATTGTTAGAAGGATGGTTGGaatcccgttaacatgtttatgtatgtgcctgcgCCAAGGCAGGACCCTGTAAATTAGTGGTTGTTGcctgttgatgtgttacatactagtatttgttttcgttcattttatgtacatacattaggccgttagtttttttcgtttgaattagttttcatttgttatttcggagtcttttattgctgactatgaaGTATTGACTTTGatcatttttgaaggccatacggtgacctatagttgttaaaatgtctgtgtcatttggtctttctTAATTTTAGAAACTTTtaattggcaatcctaccacagcTTCTATTTTATATGAGCggactgaaaaaaaaactgttttctgaTGATATATTATTCACTATTTGAGAATGAAGTCGAGGAAAATAGACAGAAACAAATATATAGTTgaaggaaatgaaataaatttgtgtGCACATAACTCTTTGTATCGGTACAAAAAGGCCATTATCACACCTGGTAAACCATCAAATCTGAAGCAAATGGTTTAGCGAGAAAAAGGTTTACTGGCACTTGTGATTGTCTGGTATAGATTGTaatattctggaacaatgttgatATTTTCTGTTAAATGAAACTTCAAAAAAGCTAATTGTCAATCAGGAAAGATCGACGAAATTGTTGAACCCTCTATATAGTAAACTCTTTTCTCGCTTAACCATTCGGTTGAGAGTTTATGGTTAACCAGGCGTGATTATAAAGTATGACACGTGCTTTGACcataattttatgttttaaaactaaatttcCTTTACGTTCTTTGTTAAAGCACCTGCAAATAttgtttgaacatgttgaaacatGCAAACAGAACAACTTTCGATTTACTTGTTTAGACGTCGTAACAGTAAAGTGTAAACACATTTTAAATCGACCGACATTCTTCTTAATAGATTTCACACATTTTACAATTCACTTTTATTATTTTGTCACACCTACCTAATTCACAGGCAAAATGTAAGGCTGTCTTGTTTCTTGAGTCACAAAAGTTAACGTCTGATCCGTGTTTAAGGAGCGATTCTACCAAGCATCTCGATCTATATGATACCACATGTATCAGGTTCGATGAATCCCCATTGAATACATTAGGATCACATCCTTTTAGAAGAAGCAAATCAATGAATTCTACCCAGACTGTGTTTTTCACAGGAAAATTTATAATTGCTCTTTCAAGGCAATTGCTTCTTGGGTTTGCTCCTGTATTAAGAAGTGCTATTCCAGCTTTTGGATTTATTCCTagtcaaataaaaaatgttctgatgaagaaaaaatttaaaaagacgcGTTTtaagttcttttcttttttcgTAATCCCTATgccttaaaatatatataaaacgtaaCCTTAATCACGTAAGTGCTAAAATTGGAAAATTGAATAAAGTAATCTTTAACCAAAAAATTGAACAGTGATAAACACCTTTACATCTGTCATATAGGTAAGGGAGGCTTTTGTGTGGGACCGATTTACgtaatttttatatagatatatatgtatatcattaTTGTAGACTATCATAAAGTAATACGATATACGAAACCCTTACAtatgaaaaatggttaattaAATATAAGCACTGACCTGAACTGCATACTCCATCTAGCGCGGTATTATCAGACTTATCAACTAAATTAACATCCAAGCCATAACTAACTAACATAGGAACAATATCTTCCCTCGTTTCTTTAGAATGCAAAAcatctttttgatttttatttgatgatGAATGAATATTGTCCTCTGTTGTATATTGGAATAACGTAAATAAAGCAGATCTTCCGGCCTTATCTGTTCCGTTCACATTCATACCATTTTCAAGCAGCAACTTTGTCATAAGACACAAGTCTCCTACAAAACAATTTATTGATCAAgattaatttatattattttaggtatatcatttaaataaaaacaaaagttcacagttaaaacaaatatatacaaatctgGTACTACAAAAAACAGGAAACAGTAATGAACATATTTCAATCATTACTATAAGCATTCTTAAAGTATAGTTTCATCCAGAAGTCAAAAAGGCACAAGTTTAAACAACTGATATTCAATGATTATTCTTTATCAATATTCTATTGagcaaaaaaaagttttttaatatattttttgttgttgttctgtTTTAATACAGCACGATCTTTTGCATGTATTATTTTATCACAAATTGGACAGTTGATTTTCTTGTCTGAATTGTTTTGCTTGTATTATGTAAGAGCATTTTATAGGTTCTTTCTACAAGTTTTGCCCAAATGAAGATGATTGATTGTACGTTTGCTTATCATTTCTTAAAATTGacgtgtttttatttttcaattttcatgatGTCCgtacatctacatttgtatatatgatataaataacatatacaGTACCAtctttgcaccagatgcgcatttcgacaataaatgtctcttcagtgatgctctggtaaaaatatttgaaaatccaaaactcattaaaaagatgaagagctttaatccaaaaAGGTACCAAAGGTACAGACAAAGCCGGGAAAGGAATAATCAGACCTTTGAATccgggagatacattccttaatttacaatattttctaattttttgtatCATGAAATTTTGATTCACAGTAAATAAAATCCTCAGACACATATAAAATGACTCCATCGTGCTAAAAGGCAAGaacattttatagtttattcCAGTTATTTCTAATCTAGTCTATCATGGATAgccatatttttttgttcaaaattgCATTTctgaacaaaacaatttaaataaaattgaatcatgTTAACGatctttaaattgaaattttgtttcagaGAATTCTCTCTAAAATAGAGGaaaaagatatcagagggacagtcaaactcatagatcgaaaataagctgacaaaaccatggctaataaagaaaaagacaacaTTCAAATAATGTAACTCAAGatttaacatagaaaactagaaactaagcaacacgaaccccaccaaaaactgggggcgATCTCATATGCTCCAGAAGGATAAGAAGACCCCgttccacatgttgcacccgccTTGTTGGTCATGaaattacaaacccggtaaatactctaattcggtaggtcacattcttgtaaagggaacaggattgtagtttcgacgtaaggaacatatccgccatcatctgtgaaacggttaccATAACGATTAACCAACTCGtaatgacgtccgtaaaatttaccaagggatgatttcaactccaCCGCTTGGATCTCTCGGTTTAATAGCAACCCTCTATGAAAGAAATTAacataggaaatacaagcccgagaatatcgtatcagttgggagatatatactccgtatgcaagcgctgctggaatgttgctacatagaaatggaaagttcacaattgggaagctagAATAATCCATTTTGTCGTAAAACTTTGtattttaaccgaccctcattgtcaacaTAAAGATGTAAGTCTAGATATGAGGCAGACGtatctgtatctgttgtatccgtTATC
Above is a window of Mytilus galloprovincialis chromosome 7, xbMytGall1.hap1.1, whole genome shotgun sequence DNA encoding:
- the LOC143082370 gene encoding ankyrin repeat domain-containing protein 61-like, yielding MIKSSIKSIDDGDDPYLLHTAVRHGLIRTAIAILDAKEFATVVNKAHETPLYLATKARNRKELIDLLLRNGADPNQHTSFKIPIVSAVKQCDVPTVSTLIKTGASINVKDKFGRSLLHVLYSDKSKKGDLCLMTKLLLENGMNVNGTDKAGRSALFTLFQYTTEDNIHSSSNKNQKDVLHSKETREDIVPMLVSYGLDVNLVDKSDNTALDGVCSSGINPKAGIALLNTGANPRSNCLERAIINFPVKNTVWVEFIDLLLLKGCDPNVFNGDSSNLIHVVSYRSRCLVESLLKHGSDVNFCDSRNKTALHFACELDRSNCRDDIVQLLIKNGANLNIQTTSGKRPLDILVTKRLRKSDIIQCQV